Proteins found in one Candidatus Deferrimicrobium sp. genomic segment:
- the argS gene encoding arginine--tRNA ligase: MDARRIVESLVFSAVRKKVAEWGEDAEVSVSLEIPRQESYGDFSTNAAMQLAGRLGRKPRAVAEEIVSALREEDRRGRFASLSIAGPGFINIVLSDEFWREVLTVALEKGPRFGSSKAGEGKTVHIEFVSANPTGPLHVGHGRGAAVGDALARILEFTGHKVVREYYINDVGNQMDNLGRSLLARYHVLCGRSAELPEDGYRGEYMIELARDFRTVVGDRYADSPEEEVLSVFRKEAGDRILLGIRDDLASFRVTYDRWFAERDLHDLGLVDAALVDLRERGQLYESDGATYFRSQALGDEKDRVLIRADGRTTYFAADVAYHRHKLREGYTRLIDIWGADHHGYVPRLRAALRGLGEDENRLEVLLVQFVTLIREGKAVQMSTRSGEFTTLREVLDEVGVDAARFFYLLRSFHTHLDFDLTLAKTQSRNNPVYYIQYVHARICSIFREAEAQGKTLTGHPPLSILTFPEEVRLMKAVARFPDVVSECAKTLEPHRIPFYLLEVSDLFHAFYHQHRFLGESPERTQARLALALGVKTVVASGLSMIGVTAPDRM, translated from the coding sequence TTGGACGCACGTCGGATCGTCGAATCCCTGGTCTTCTCCGCAGTGCGGAAAAAGGTCGCGGAATGGGGAGAGGACGCGGAGGTTTCCGTCTCCCTGGAAATCCCACGGCAGGAATCGTATGGGGATTTCTCCACCAACGCGGCGATGCAGCTCGCCGGGCGTCTCGGGAGAAAACCGAGGGCGGTGGCGGAGGAAATCGTGTCGGCGCTCCGCGAGGAAGACCGGCGGGGGCGCTTCGCGTCCCTGTCGATCGCCGGGCCGGGATTCATCAACATCGTTCTCTCCGATGAGTTCTGGAGGGAAGTCCTGACCGTCGCGCTGGAGAAGGGGCCGCGGTTCGGCTCCTCGAAGGCAGGGGAGGGAAAGACCGTCCACATCGAGTTCGTGTCGGCCAACCCGACCGGACCTCTCCACGTCGGTCACGGCCGCGGCGCCGCCGTCGGGGACGCCCTCGCCAGGATCCTCGAGTTCACCGGGCACAAGGTCGTCCGCGAATATTACATCAACGACGTCGGCAACCAGATGGACAACCTCGGGCGCTCGCTCCTCGCGAGATACCATGTCCTGTGCGGACGCAGTGCAGAGCTCCCCGAGGACGGGTACCGCGGGGAATATATGATCGAACTGGCGCGGGACTTCCGCACGGTGGTGGGAGACCGGTACGCCGACTCGCCGGAAGAGGAGGTGCTTTCCGTCTTCAGGAAGGAGGCGGGAGATCGCATCCTTCTCGGTATCCGCGACGACCTCGCGTCGTTCCGGGTGACGTACGACCGGTGGTTCGCGGAACGGGATCTGCACGACCTTGGCCTGGTGGACGCCGCCCTCGTGGATCTCCGGGAGCGGGGACAACTCTACGAATCCGATGGCGCGACCTATTTCCGCAGCCAGGCGCTGGGAGATGAAAAGGACCGCGTCCTGATTCGCGCGGACGGGCGAACCACCTATTTCGCGGCCGACGTCGCATATCACCGGCACAAGTTGCGGGAAGGGTATACCCGATTGATCGACATCTGGGGGGCAGACCATCACGGGTACGTGCCGAGGCTGCGCGCGGCGCTTCGGGGGCTCGGGGAGGACGAGAACCGCCTGGAGGTGCTTCTCGTCCAGTTCGTCACCCTGATCCGCGAGGGGAAGGCAGTCCAGATGTCGACCCGGTCGGGGGAATTCACGACGCTGCGCGAAGTCCTCGACGAGGTTGGGGTCGACGCCGCGCGGTTTTTCTACCTGCTGCGCAGTTTCCACACCCACCTGGATTTCGACCTCACCTTGGCGAAGACGCAGTCGCGGAACAACCCGGTGTATTACATCCAGTACGTTCACGCCCGGATCTGCTCCATTTTCCGTGAGGCGGAAGCCCAGGGGAAGACACTCACAGGACACCCGCCTCTCTCCATCCTCACCTTCCCCGAGGAGGTGCGCCTGATGAAGGCGGTCGCACGCTTTCCCGACGTCGTCTCGGAGTGCGCGAAGACGCTGGAGCCCCACCGGATTCCCTTTTATCTCCTCGAGGTTTCCGATCTCTTTCACGCCTTCTACCATCAGCACCGGTTCCTCGGGGAGTCTCCCGAGCGGACGCAGGCCCGGCTCGCGCTTGCCCTCGGCGTGAAGACGGTGGTGGCGTCCGGGCTTTCGATGATCGGCGTGACGGCACCGGACCGGATGTGA
- a CDS encoding SPOR domain-containing protein, with protein sequence MRSLRHKLGFRRGDPERHSFAFFIVGTIVVIAVAFFLGFQLGRYVEKKDTAGKIAPQDPAGENGARTSASAEIRKEISAYSEEAARIPAVAPPAAIPPTAGEDLKKTESEATFPEALSRKDPSPEPMGKKKAKAPAVAPSVEAKFMLQAGAMKTRETADALRKRLDRRGYKTMVVHATSRTHGEVYRVRVGPFGSRDEAMKAMKSIRAEMKIDVIMLKR encoded by the coding sequence GTGAGATCGCTCCGCCACAAACTCGGGTTCCGACGCGGGGATCCCGAGAGGCACTCCTTCGCCTTCTTCATCGTTGGCACCATCGTAGTGATCGCCGTCGCATTTTTTCTCGGTTTCCAGCTGGGGAGATATGTCGAGAAGAAAGACACGGCAGGGAAAATCGCTCCCCAGGACCCCGCGGGGGAGAACGGGGCGCGGACTTCCGCCTCCGCGGAGATCCGGAAGGAGATATCGGCGTATTCGGAAGAGGCGGCGAGAATTCCCGCGGTGGCCCCTCCAGCTGCGATCCCCCCGACCGCCGGGGAAGATCTGAAGAAGACGGAGTCCGAGGCCACCTTTCCCGAAGCTCTCTCCAGGAAAGATCCCTCCCCGGAACCGATGGGGAAGAAAAAAGCGAAGGCTCCGGCCGTCGCCCCTTCCGTGGAGGCGAAGTTCATGCTGCAGGCTGGGGCGATGAAAACCCGCGAAACCGCCGATGCCTTGAGAAAGCGGCTCGATCGGCGCGGATACAAGACGATGGTGGTCCACGCGACGAGCCGGACACACGGGGAGGTGTACCGCGTCCGGGTAGGGCCCTTCGGATCCCGCGACGAGGCCATGAAGGCGAT